In Psychrobacter sp. P11G3, a single genomic region encodes these proteins:
- a CDS encoding septal ring lytic transglycosylase RlpA family protein, which produces MSYLIKSLVVTLSLLLSTTVFAANTSYYGSKFHGKRTASGSIFNMNSLTAAHRTLPFGTKVQVTNQKTKQSVVVKITDRGPFIRGRILDLSKAAAGEINCQLCTTTMEILSYGDGKYRKE; this is translated from the coding sequence ATGTCTTATTTAATCAAGTCTTTGGTTGTCACTTTATCGCTACTACTTAGCACCACAGTTTTTGCAGCCAATACCAGTTATTACGGTAGTAAGTTTCATGGCAAGCGCACAGCGAGTGGTAGTATCTTCAACATGAACTCTTTAACCGCTGCACATCGCACGTTACCGTTCGGCACGAAGGTACAAGTAACCAATCAAAAGACAAAGCAGAGCGTCGTTGTAAAAATCACGGACAGAGGACCTTTTATTAGAGGTCGTATCCTTGATTTATCAAAAGCCGCTGCTGGTGAAATAAACTGTCAGCTTTGTACGACCACGATGGAAATACTGTCGTACGGCGATGGCAAATATCGTAAGGAATAA
- a CDS encoding DUF3015 family protein: protein MLKKIAFASVVAAMIPFSTANADLGSKFKKIETGRTIEQVYKECGIGGALFGNSSPILAIISNVTWDWGTTAATSNSMSPETCQGGNVRAAVLIKEAFPSVEKDLASGQGAHLSALQSVANCDSAASVRAQYGQYTQTSAYRTATQDQNAETLFSIVKQSCII, encoded by the coding sequence ATGTTGAAAAAAATTGCGTTCGCTTCAGTTGTCGCGGCAATGATTCCGTTTAGTACAGCGAATGCTGATCTTGGCTCTAAATTTAAAAAAATAGAGACTGGTCGTACGATTGAGCAAGTATACAAAGAATGCGGTATTGGTGGCGCTTTGTTCGGTAATTCAAGTCCTATCCTTGCTATTATCTCTAACGTGACTTGGGATTGGGGTACTACCGCTGCGACTTCTAATTCTATGTCTCCTGAAACTTGCCAAGGTGGCAATGTTAGAGCGGCTGTTTTGATCAAAGAAGCATTCCCAAGTGTGGAAAAAGACTTAGCTTCAGGTCAAGGTGCTCATTTATCTGCCCTACAAAGCGTTGCTAACTGTGATTCAGCTGCTAGTGTACGCGCACAATATGGTCAATATACTCAGACTTCTGCCTATCGTACTGCTACGCAAGATCAAAATGCTGAGACGCTATTTAGCATCGTTAAGCAAAGCTGTATTATCTAA
- a CDS encoding DUF4105 domain-containing protein, translated as MQKMFLWVACLAATTICNAEVDETNAYASNPVTVDKENKFSSSNASSIAVDMTSSEPDNLPDIEPSVQRLDESQVQEQNQNSHKDTAIDPIKLKSLAKHSQWQHLLFYKNGRAEVISPDFYLTNPKPRSKRNFDPYAELIATIEQINNEGVVCKYPARYLWLNHHLPELNVDLKNCSKLPDANQEISLILVSSYLKNPASSFGHVLVKTNTPIDNANNTNSDVRGLSSEDLLNNSYNFGARIPENENGAMYALKGLFGFYDAGFSETEFFKQDAVYSKNEQRDMWEYVLNLDTFETQLLNYHLYEAKSARFDYYFIKQNCGYRSGELLELISDIKTTERVGPWYAPDYVFDQLLEHDNGADSLVFSVRYLPSEQTQLREKFVQLSKPIQAIINSVIRTESTAPLATLNADDRAVALDFLILHRTYKITQDNTLKQQAFKSELLSQRFALPASNGLAQLPVPNKPSPALSNKTTQTTVVLSEERAEVGLSLFVKDPLNAHTDIDKRFEAVKASLGYSFNVHQWTLTDFVFLDMQQIEDLRQTLSGEPKLSWQLKTGARTDMFTGNRHSPYAQAGVGAGAKFGKHILGYGMVNATVHDQDRHADIGIELGLRMKRNNQSAELSYVTSKREGRAAIDVAKLTLRQQLSKNNDARLIMTYSDTVMADNSVVIGDSDKIDAAVAWHHYW; from the coding sequence ATGCAAAAAATGTTTTTATGGGTAGCTTGCTTGGCTGCAACGACTATTTGCAATGCGGAAGTTGATGAAACGAATGCCTATGCTTCAAATCCAGTAACAGTAGATAAAGAAAATAAATTCTCTTCTAGTAATGCTTCGTCTATCGCAGTAGATATGACTTCAAGTGAGCCCGATAATTTGCCAGATATTGAGCCAAGCGTACAACGACTCGATGAATCGCAGGTACAGGAGCAAAACCAAAACTCTCATAAAGATACCGCTATTGACCCCATAAAACTAAAATCATTGGCTAAGCACTCCCAGTGGCAACATCTATTGTTTTATAAAAATGGCAGGGCTGAAGTCATCTCACCAGATTTTTATTTAACCAATCCTAAGCCTCGTTCGAAACGCAATTTTGATCCCTATGCAGAGCTTATAGCAACGATAGAGCAAATAAATAATGAGGGCGTAGTTTGTAAGTATCCAGCCAGATATTTATGGCTTAATCATCATTTACCAGAGCTGAACGTCGATCTCAAAAACTGCTCAAAATTACCCGATGCAAATCAAGAAATAAGCCTGATCCTAGTAAGCAGCTATCTAAAAAACCCAGCTTCTTCATTTGGTCATGTACTGGTCAAAACCAACACGCCTATAGATAATGCAAATAATACGAACAGTGATGTCAGAGGGCTATCTAGCGAGGACTTACTTAATAATTCATACAACTTCGGCGCTCGTATTCCAGAAAATGAGAACGGTGCGATGTACGCGCTTAAAGGACTATTTGGGTTTTATGATGCTGGGTTTTCAGAGACGGAATTTTTTAAACAAGACGCGGTATATTCCAAGAACGAGCAACGTGATATGTGGGAGTACGTGCTCAATCTAGATACCTTTGAAACGCAATTATTGAACTATCATTTGTACGAAGCAAAGTCCGCTCGATTTGACTATTACTTCATCAAACAAAATTGTGGTTATCGCTCAGGAGAGTTACTTGAGCTGATAAGCGACATAAAAACGACTGAGCGAGTAGGTCCTTGGTATGCGCCAGATTATGTATTCGATCAGCTATTAGAACACGACAACGGCGCTGATTCCTTAGTGTTTTCAGTACGCTATTTGCCCTCTGAACAAACGCAGCTGCGCGAGAAGTTTGTACAATTATCTAAGCCAATACAAGCCATCATAAACTCTGTCATTCGTACAGAAAGCACTGCCCCGCTTGCTACCTTAAACGCGGACGATAGGGCGGTTGCGCTTGATTTTCTGATCTTACATCGTACTTATAAAATCACACAAGACAATACACTGAAGCAGCAAGCTTTCAAAAGCGAATTGCTCAGTCAGCGTTTTGCGCTACCAGCTAGCAATGGTTTGGCTCAGCTGCCTGTACCAAACAAACCCTCTCCAGCATTGAGCAACAAAACCACGCAGACCACAGTCGTTTTATCTGAGGAGAGGGCAGAAGTTGGTTTATCGTTATTTGTAAAAGACCCACTTAACGCTCATACAGATATTGATAAACGTTTTGAAGCCGTAAAAGCGTCACTGGGTTATAGCTTTAATGTGCATCAATGGACATTGACGGATTTCGTATTTTTAGACATGCAGCAGATTGAAGATCTTAGACAAACATTATCAGGCGAACCTAAACTGTCTTGGCAACTGAAAACAGGCGCTCGTACAGACATGTTTACTGGTAATCGGCATAGCCCTTACGCACAAGCTGGCGTTGGCGCAGGCGCTAAGTTTGGTAAACATATACTGGGCTATGGTATGGTCAATGCGACGGTCCATGATCAAGATAGACACGCAGATATCGGTATTGAGCTTGGCTTACGTATGAAACGTAATAACCAAAGTGCTGAATTGTCTTACGTAACTTCAAAGCGAGAAGGGCGCGCTGCTATTGATGTTGCCAAATTGACATTACGCCAGCAGCTATCAAAGAATAACGACGCCAGACTTATAATGACATATTCAGACACTGTGATGGCCGATAATAGCGTAGTGATAGGTGATTCAGATAAGATCGATGCTGCAGTCGCTTGGCACCACTACTGGTAA
- a CDS encoding DnaJ C-terminal domain-containing protein has translation MAEKNYYDILGVKKDASDADIKKKYRKLVRQYHPDVSDHPDADNKIAEINNAYETIRDKEKRAEYDAMLNNPFAGQSRSSGFGSNGQTGAGQGGFRWEDIKDQFGDGEAFGDGGFRFDDIFSAFGRGARGSAGGQTGSRSQSSGFDQFGGGFGTQDSKGQDQHAEITVDLSSVYSGDDYSIKLNVPVRQPNGNVDYDNKTLKIKIPKGITDGKQIRLAGQGAAGSSNGKNGDLFLKVKIRHDANIRIEGADVYQTVNIAPWEAALGEKINVSTPAGTLGVTIPKNSKSGSNLRLKGKGIPAKQAGDLYLTLNIVNPDVSNDASIQAYEQLKQAFADTNISR, from the coding sequence ATGGCAGAGAAAAACTACTATGACATTTTAGGGGTCAAAAAAGACGCCTCAGACGCTGATATCAAAAAAAAATACCGTAAGCTCGTTCGTCAATACCATCCCGATGTCAGTGATCATCCAGACGCTGATAATAAAATTGCAGAAATAAACAACGCTTATGAAACGATCAGAGATAAAGAAAAGCGCGCTGAATATGACGCTATGCTAAATAATCCGTTCGCGGGTCAAAGTAGATCAAGTGGGTTTGGGAGCAATGGGCAAACTGGTGCGGGTCAAGGTGGTTTTCGCTGGGAAGATATCAAAGATCAGTTTGGTGACGGTGAGGCCTTTGGTGATGGTGGTTTTCGCTTCGATGACATTTTTTCAGCATTTGGTCGCGGCGCACGTGGGTCAGCTGGTGGGCAAACAGGCAGTCGCTCTCAAAGCAGCGGTTTCGATCAATTTGGTGGTGGCTTTGGGACGCAAGATAGCAAAGGTCAGGATCAGCATGCCGAGATTACCGTTGATTTATCTTCAGTCTATAGTGGCGACGACTACAGCATTAAGCTAAACGTCCCTGTTCGTCAGCCCAATGGTAATGTCGACTACGATAATAAAACCCTTAAGATAAAAATCCCTAAAGGCATCACTGACGGTAAGCAAATTCGTTTAGCAGGGCAAGGCGCTGCTGGTAGCAGTAATGGCAAAAATGGCGATTTGTTTTTGAAGGTTAAAATTCGTCATGATGCCAATATTCGTATAGAAGGCGCAGACGTTTATCAAACCGTGAATATTGCACCGTGGGAAGCGGCGTTGGGTGAAAAAATCAATGTCAGTACACCAGCGGGTACGCTTGGTGTGACCATTCCTAAGAACAGTAAGTCCGGTAGCAATTTACGTCTCAAAGGAAAAGGTATCCCTGCCAAGCAAGCAGGCGACTTGTATTTAACTTTAAATATTGTCAATCCTGATGTCAGTAACGATGCGTCGATACAGGCTTATGAGCAGCTAAAACAAGCCTTTGCTGATACCAATATTAGTCGTTAG
- a CDS encoding chaperone modulator CbpM has protein sequence MNHSTEFTDIIMSLDELVSACGQERQWVIELIEENIIEYDVPEHEKFTGYQLTTVRRASRLSRDFEASVPAIGLILELLDEVEQLRQLKRQIEQQAPVVEVDINTLK, from the coding sequence ATGAACCACTCGACTGAATTTACAGACATCATCATGAGCTTAGATGAACTGGTCTCTGCCTGTGGCCAAGAGCGCCAATGGGTCATCGAATTAATCGAAGAAAATATCATTGAATATGATGTACCAGAGCATGAAAAATTTACTGGTTATCAGCTGACGACAGTGCGCCGTGCATCACGACTGAGTCGTGATTTTGAAGCCAGCGTACCAGCAATTGGTTTGATACTTGAGCTGTTAGATGAGGTTGAGCAGCTACGCCAACTCAAACGTCAGATAGAGCAGCAAGCACCAGTGGTTGAAGTCGATATAAACACTCTAAAGTAA
- the sstT gene encoding serine/threonine transporter SstT, with protein sequence MRSLIAMYQRIGLVPLIIIGLVLGVLIGWLAPSIGTAIGLLGTLFVGALKAVAPILVFILVMAAISQHRSGNEVYVKPVLIMYMFGTFLAALTAVGASFLFPTELVLINADIAQVPPADLKEVLTNLLMNLVANPINAIAEANYIGILAWAIIIGFALRQASDTARNVVGDFADAISQVVKWIIALAPFGILGLVASTVAETGFASLAGYARILMVLISCMLFIALVANPLIVLIKTGKNPYPLVFRCLRESGITAFFTRSSAANIPVNMNLARKLGLHEDTYSVTIPLGATINMAGAAITINVLTLAAAHTLGIEVTFASALLLSLVATISACGASGVAGGSLLLIPLAASLFSIPNDIAMQVVAIGFIIGVIQDSAETALNSSTDVLFTAAADPTYSR encoded by the coding sequence ATGCGTTCATTGATTGCGATGTATCAGCGTATAGGGCTGGTACCGCTTATTATTATTGGCTTGGTATTAGGGGTATTGATTGGTTGGCTAGCGCCAAGTATCGGCACCGCCATAGGGTTGCTTGGTACACTCTTTGTTGGCGCACTAAAAGCAGTCGCTCCCATCCTAGTATTTATTCTGGTTATGGCCGCCATTAGTCAACATCGCAGTGGCAATGAAGTTTACGTAAAGCCTGTGCTTATCATGTACATGTTTGGCACTTTTTTGGCAGCACTAACAGCAGTCGGTGCCAGCTTTTTATTCCCGACAGAGCTGGTCTTGATAAACGCCGATATCGCACAAGTACCACCTGCTGACCTAAAAGAAGTCTTGACGAACTTGCTCATGAACTTGGTCGCTAACCCTATCAATGCAATCGCTGAAGCCAACTACATTGGTATCTTAGCATGGGCAATTATTATCGGTTTTGCATTGCGCCAAGCCAGTGATACGGCGCGCAATGTCGTTGGCGATTTCGCTGATGCCATCTCACAAGTGGTTAAATGGATTATTGCTTTAGCCCCATTTGGTATTTTAGGCCTAGTCGCTAGCACGGTTGCTGAGACAGGCTTTGCTTCTTTAGCAGGCTATGCACGTATCTTGATGGTATTGATCAGCTGCATGTTATTCATTGCGTTGGTCGCCAATCCGCTTATCGTCCTTATTAAAACGGGTAAAAATCCTTATCCACTCGTGTTCAGATGTCTGCGCGAATCAGGAATTACTGCCTTCTTTACACGCAGTTCAGCAGCCAATATTCCAGTCAACATGAACCTTGCCCGTAAGCTTGGATTGCATGAAGACACTTATTCGGTGACCATTCCACTAGGTGCCACCATTAACATGGCGGGTGCTGCGATTACCATTAACGTCTTAACGCTTGCTGCTGCTCATACGTTGGGTATCGAAGTGACGTTTGCATCAGCGCTGCTACTCAGTTTGGTTGCTACGATTAGTGCTTGCGGTGCTTCTGGTGTTGCTGGTGGTTCACTACTATTGATTCCACTCGCTGCTAGCTTATTTAGCATTCCAAATGATATCGCGATGCAAGTGGTTGCGATTGGCTTTATCATCGGTGTGATTCAGGATTCAGCTGAGACTGCCTTGAACTCTTCAACTGATGTGTTGTTTACAGCAGCGGCGGATCCGACGTATTCGCGTTAA
- a CDS encoding DNA polymerase III subunit chi → MKISFYVLSESKAQDFLGFICQLTQTALNKSAQSLLILIEDETLLANLDTALWAQESTSFIPHQCLSDNDNKSTDDRGTDDSNINIATSEVSAPVLLGNHMPADFNGIVLNTTTRPVNDFMAATNNSKPSRVLELIRPDATSTQEGRNKYKAYQQLGYDLTHFKV, encoded by the coding sequence ATGAAAATTAGTTTTTATGTATTAAGTGAAAGTAAGGCCCAAGATTTCTTGGGCTTTATTTGTCAGCTGACTCAGACGGCGCTTAACAAAAGCGCTCAGTCTTTGCTGATTTTAATTGAAGATGAGACATTACTAGCAAATCTAGATACGGCACTTTGGGCACAAGAGTCCACGAGTTTTATACCGCATCAATGTCTTTCTGATAATGACAATAAAAGTACCGATGATAGGGGTACTGATGATAGCAACATCAACATTGCTACTTCTGAAGTATCAGCCCCTGTACTGCTAGGCAATCATATGCCAGCTGATTTTAATGGTATCGTGCTCAATACGACGACACGTCCCGTCAACGATTTTATGGCTGCTACTAATAATTCAAAACCCTCTCGAGTCCTTGAGCTGATCCGACCTGATGCTACAAGTACACAAGAAGGTCGCAATAAATATAAAGCCTACCAGCAATTAGGTTACGATCTGACCCACTTTAAGGTGTAG
- a CDS encoding leucyl aminopeptidase produces MNIKLSQHLPKTHTQKILKKEAKSKDDACLVVLVDDKKNILAESMLSEYTARIEQLIEVSHFKGTTCETVADYALAGDKKTTKQNPVQLLLVGVGNTDKFNNTVLQKIANTIYSSTQKRVSSITVALGDALEENNFGQFALNLLAASYRFDKYKSEQANPVLTDVYLLADESLQPALAFAQSVFAGQSLTRDVANEPGNICFPAYMAEQAQELAKTYPDLLTVKVLGEDEMSALGMHCFLAVAQGSTKEGKLVLMEYRGKSEFSSNVGTTEQTTTNAKVSGLKALADKLPTKKSAKNASKNSNDNAQATNDDAPIVLVGKGVTFDSGGISIKPGAAMDEMKFDMGGSASVLGTIKALCEARLPINVVGALACAENMPSGDATRPGDIVKAMNGKSVEILNTDAEGRLVLADTLCYVQRYQPKAIIDVATLTGACVVALGHVRSAVFSNDEDVLFDLENASNLSGDLIWHMPLDDEYQAQIDSPIADMQNIGGKGAGAVTAACFLSRFVEEGQAWAHLDIAGTAWNSGKDKAATGRPVPLFMQYLKNSAEMA; encoded by the coding sequence ATGAATATCAAATTATCTCAGCATTTACCAAAGACCCATACACAAAAAATCCTGAAAAAAGAAGCCAAAAGTAAAGACGATGCTTGTCTGGTTGTATTGGTCGATGACAAGAAAAACATTCTTGCTGAATCTATGCTAAGCGAATATACAGCTCGTATTGAGCAGCTGATTGAAGTATCACATTTCAAGGGCACTACCTGTGAGACTGTTGCTGATTATGCGCTGGCAGGTGATAAGAAAACCACTAAGCAAAACCCTGTACAACTGCTGTTGGTCGGTGTAGGTAACACTGATAAGTTCAACAATACAGTACTGCAAAAAATCGCCAATACCATCTATAGCAGCACACAAAAGCGTGTGTCTTCTATCACTGTTGCCTTGGGTGATGCACTAGAAGAAAACAATTTTGGTCAATTTGCCCTTAATCTGTTGGCAGCAAGCTACCGCTTTGACAAGTATAAGTCTGAGCAAGCAAATCCTGTATTGACTGATGTTTATCTATTAGCGGATGAGTCACTACAGCCTGCACTTGCCTTCGCTCAGTCAGTATTTGCTGGTCAGAGCCTTACTCGTGATGTAGCCAATGAGCCTGGCAATATCTGCTTCCCAGCTTACATGGCTGAACAAGCTCAAGAGCTTGCGAAAACTTACCCTGACCTATTGACCGTGAAGGTACTAGGTGAGGACGAGATGTCAGCGCTAGGTATGCATTGCTTCTTGGCCGTTGCACAAGGCTCTACCAAAGAAGGTAAGCTGGTACTCATGGAGTACCGTGGTAAATCAGAATTTAGTTCAAATGTAGGCACTACTGAGCAAACCACTACTAACGCAAAAGTAAGTGGTCTAAAGGCATTAGCCGATAAACTACCAACCAAAAAGTCAGCTAAAAATGCAAGCAAAAATAGCAATGACAATGCACAAGCGACCAATGACGACGCACCTATCGTATTAGTCGGTAAAGGTGTAACCTTTGACTCAGGCGGTATCTCAATCAAGCCAGGTGCGGCAATGGATGAGATGAAGTTTGACATGGGTGGTTCGGCATCAGTACTTGGTACAATCAAAGCGTTGTGCGAAGCTCGTCTACCAATCAACGTCGTTGGTGCGCTAGCCTGTGCTGAAAACATGCCATCAGGCGATGCAACGCGTCCAGGCGATATCGTTAAAGCGATGAATGGTAAATCAGTCGAAATCTTGAACACTGATGCTGAAGGTCGTTTAGTACTAGCAGATACCTTGTGCTACGTGCAGCGTTATCAGCCAAAAGCCATCATCGATGTTGCCACTTTGACTGGTGCTTGTGTGGTTGCACTAGGCCATGTGCGTTCAGCCGTATTTAGTAATGATGAAGATGTCCTGTTTGATTTAGAAAATGCTAGCAACCTATCAGGTGACCTAATTTGGCATATGCCTTTAGATGATGAGTATCAAGCTCAGATTGATTCACCAATCGCCGATATGCAAAACATCGGTGGTAAAGGTGCTGGTGCCGTAACTGCCGCCTGCTTCTTATCGCGTTTCGTTGAAGAAGGGCAAGCATGGGCGCATTTAGACATCGCTGGTACTGCATGGAATTCAGGCAAAGATAAAGCAGCCACTGGCCGTCCTGTACCATTGTTTATGCAATATTTAAAAAACAGCGCAGAGATGGCTTAA
- a CDS encoding cysteine hydrolase family protein produces the protein MNKTTSTPSTLLELAGGTFDALDWSNCGLVLIDYQNEYVDGAMPLGDAGAKAITNARLLLDKARQQDLPIFHITHHGAENGNVFDPLSANVEIVEHLQPQDGETVIAKKHPNAFYDTQLQSLISAAGKKQIIFAGFMSHMCVSSSVRAAFDLGFDSFVCHDACATRDLPSATREPISAEIMHDTAMAALQDRFAAMVTTDELING, from the coding sequence ATGAATAAAACAACCTCTACACCCTCTACCCTACTTGAGCTCGCTGGCGGCACATTCGATGCGCTTGACTGGTCAAATTGCGGGCTTGTTCTTATCGACTATCAAAACGAATACGTCGATGGCGCTATGCCATTAGGGGACGCTGGGGCAAAAGCTATCACCAATGCACGTCTACTACTCGATAAAGCGCGTCAGCAAGATTTACCTATCTTTCACATTACCCATCATGGTGCCGAGAATGGCAATGTCTTTGATCCTTTATCAGCTAACGTTGAGATCGTCGAACATTTGCAGCCGCAAGATGGCGAAACAGTAATTGCCAAGAAGCATCCGAATGCCTTTTATGATACGCAATTACAATCACTGATTTCAGCAGCAGGAAAAAAGCAGATTATCTTTGCGGGTTTTATGAGTCATATGTGTGTCAGCTCAAGCGTCCGCGCCGCATTTGACCTAGGTTTCGATAGTTTTGTCTGCCATGATGCTTGTGCCACTCGCGACCTACCTAGCGCTACTAGAGAGCCGATAAGCGCTGAAATCATGCATGATACTGCCATGGCCGCACTACAAGACAGATTTGCCGCGATGGTAACGACCGATGAATTGATCAATGGCTAA
- a CDS encoding LPS export ABC transporter permease LptF: protein MTQQVASTTALVLGFLVVMMLGGRLIRYFGIAAEGRLDVSLLFTIIGYNLPYFLELILPLAFFIALMLVFGRLYVDQEMAVINASGVSRGRLARLMTPLILALFLGEAALSIVGKPWGVRSSEAVWQQQALTSAFDLIRPNEFISSGNYHLYVGSLSDDKKKLQDVILIQSEPTKKGSAAESVNANATATDMNNTIDSETAEQIGISDIPKNIINSGAKDISKDTITLAKRAEQVDTGNSGVTQLDLFQGRRYEVGAGSLKYNQVAFDRYRITLTESSQEVITEDNIETQKIGTLWQAATSSSPSGTNSAMRAAQGELGYRLALPWLMIIAPMLAVPLAQVRPRQGRWLRLFPSILLFVSCALGIISLKNAVSKDSISVWAYAWLIVGFMALALYMNWGSRVQHRLRFRKQENRLSVAATSSVSDIDNQNNSSQGGQS, encoded by the coding sequence ATGACACAACAAGTTGCCTCGACCACTGCCTTAGTGTTGGGGTTTTTGGTAGTGATGATGCTCGGCGGTCGTTTGATACGCTATTTTGGCATCGCTGCTGAAGGTCGTTTGGACGTCAGCCTACTGTTTACGATCATTGGGTATAACCTACCGTATTTTTTAGAGCTCATTTTACCGTTAGCATTCTTTATCGCTTTGATGCTCGTATTTGGCCGCTTATATGTCGATCAAGAAATGGCAGTGATCAATGCTAGTGGCGTGTCTCGCGGTAGGCTTGCTCGGTTAATGACACCATTAATATTGGCATTGTTCCTTGGTGAAGCGGCACTATCTATCGTCGGCAAGCCTTGGGGCGTACGCTCATCTGAGGCTGTCTGGCAACAGCAAGCATTGACCAGTGCGTTTGATTTGATTCGTCCGAACGAGTTTATCAGTAGCGGTAATTATCATTTATACGTGGGTAGTCTCAGCGATGATAAGAAAAAACTGCAAGATGTGATCTTGATCCAATCTGAACCTACGAAAAAAGGTAGTGCTGCTGAAAGTGTCAATGCTAATGCCACTGCTACTGATATGAATAACACGATTGACAGTGAAACAGCCGAACAAATTGGCATCTCAGACATACCAAAAAATATTATAAATAGCGGTGCAAAGGACATTAGCAAAGACACTATTACGCTGGCTAAGCGTGCTGAGCAAGTGGATACCGGCAATAGCGGCGTGACCCAGTTGGATTTGTTCCAAGGACGTCGTTACGAAGTCGGCGCAGGCAGTCTGAAGTATAATCAAGTCGCTTTTGATCGTTATCGCATCACCTTGACTGAGTCTTCACAGGAAGTTATCACCGAAGACAATATCGAAACGCAAAAGATTGGAACATTGTGGCAGGCCGCCACGAGTAGCTCACCATCAGGTACGAATAGTGCAATGCGTGCTGCACAAGGTGAGCTTGGCTATCGTTTGGCGCTACCATGGCTGATGATTATCGCGCCTATGTTGGCCGTGCCACTGGCGCAAGTCCGTCCGCGTCAAGGACGTTGGTTGCGATTGTTTCCTTCTATCTTATTATTTGTCAGCTGTGCATTAGGTATCATCTCGCTCAAAAACGCGGTGAGCAAAGACAGCATCAGCGTATGGGCGTATGCATGGCTGATTGTAGGATTTATGGCATTGGCGCTTTATATGAATTGGGGTAGCCGTGTGCAACATCGATTGCGCTTTCGCAAACAAGAAAACAGGCTATCCGTTGCCGCAACTAGTTCAGTTAGCGACATAGATAATCAGAACAACAGCTCACAAGGAGGGCAGTCTTAA